From a region of the Pseudanabaena sp. ABRG5-3 genome:
- a CDS encoding aspartate ammonia-lyase: MTRNERDSMGEMSLPDDVYYGIQTVRAIDNFKISGLKPLPTFVDACLLIKKATALVNAELGCIPVGMGMAIAAAADEILDGALRDQFVVDVYQAGAGTSHHMNINEVLANRALEILGDVKGNYQNVNPNDHVNYGQSTNDVIPTAIRIGALLALHHVLFPALANLNEQLRIKAIAFSGIVKSGRTHLQDAVPVRLGDEFQAYAQIISDHVRRIHQAANDLKTLGLGGSASGTGLNTHPQYCDRVAEKLSEITGFELTSASNLMAAMQSMAPFVNVSGAIRNLAQDTCKIANDLRLMDSGPKTGLREIMLPPVQPGSSIMPGKYNPVIAEMTNMVCYQVIGYDTAIAFAAQAGQLELNVMMPLIAYDLIHSIEILGQAIDTLATKCIRGITAVEDRCLAYAEGSLSLVTALNTHIGYLNAADVAKESLATGKSLRQVVLDKGLMTEEKLAEVLNLEQMSRPNG; the protein is encoded by the coding sequence ATGACCAGAAACGAACGCGACTCCATGGGGGAAATGTCCCTGCCCGATGATGTTTACTATGGTATCCAAACCGTTAGGGCGATCGATAACTTTAAGATTAGTGGACTAAAGCCCCTCCCTACCTTTGTGGACGCTTGTTTGTTAATCAAAAAAGCAACCGCATTAGTTAACGCCGAACTGGGTTGTATTCCTGTCGGTATGGGCATGGCGATCGCGGCGGCGGCGGATGAAATTTTAGATGGAGCTTTACGCGATCAATTTGTGGTGGATGTCTACCAAGCGGGGGCTGGGACATCGCATCATATGAATATTAATGAGGTTTTAGCCAATCGTGCCCTTGAAATTTTGGGTGATGTCAAAGGCAATTACCAAAATGTGAACCCTAACGATCACGTTAATTATGGTCAGTCAACTAATGATGTGATCCCCACAGCGATAAGGATTGGGGCATTGTTAGCGTTACATCACGTACTCTTTCCTGCTCTCGCTAATCTCAACGAACAGTTACGCATTAAAGCGATCGCCTTTTCAGGAATTGTCAAATCGGGACGCACCCATTTACAGGATGCCGTTCCTGTACGATTAGGTGATGAATTTCAAGCCTACGCTCAAATTATTAGCGATCATGTGAGACGGATTCACCAAGCGGCTAATGATTTGAAAACCCTAGGTTTAGGCGGTAGTGCTTCAGGTACAGGTTTAAATACGCATCCCCAATATTGCGATCGCGTTGCCGAAAAGCTCAGCGAAATTACAGGTTTTGAACTAACCTCTGCTAGCAACTTAATGGCAGCGATGCAAAGCATGGCTCCCTTTGTGAATGTATCAGGGGCAATTCGCAACCTTGCCCAAGATACCTGCAAAATTGCTAACGATTTGCGATTGATGGATTCAGGTCCCAAAACAGGTTTGCGGGAAATCATGTTGCCACCCGTTCAACCGGGTTCATCAATTATGCCTGGAAAATATAATCCTGTAATTGCCGAAATGACCAATATGGTTTGTTATCAGGTGATCGGCTATGACACGGCGATCGCTTTTGCTGCACAGGCTGGTCAATTGGAATTGAATGTGATGATGCCTTTGATTGCCTACGATTTGATTCATAGCATTGAGATTTTAGGACAGGCGATCGATACTTTGGCGACTAAGTGCATTCGAGGGATTACAGCGGTGGAAGATCGTTGTCTTGCCTATGCCGAAGGTAGTCTATCTCTGGTCACAGCCTTAAATACCCATATCGGTTATCTGAATGCGGCGGATGTAGCGAAGGAATCCTTAGCCACAGGTAAATCTTTGCGTCAGGTAGTTCTCGATAAGGGCTTGATGACTGAAGAGAAGTTAGCCGAAGTTCTCAACCTCGAACAGATGAGTCGTCCCAATGGTTAA
- a CDS encoding DUF3038 domain-containing protein encodes MQLNISAPANLDLHVPKDFVRGCPRSVRMDIDHLLLAIEALDLEAVEVMLVLIEQLGLQKTIPSRVAFWRLRNTNPLRRNYQRASLSWDELKALVKIVCTLTKQLDTGLRFLISTQQQISEGKIEALGLQQNQAYLETYIDRFKSLYIGRMRSPSPLNNEEIRELALQLLTRLLLCSGVAGEYRLWHSLFDGAIA; translated from the coding sequence ATGCAGTTAAATATTTCTGCTCCTGCAAACCTCGATTTACACGTTCCTAAAGACTTTGTTAGGGGTTGTCCCCGCAGTGTCCGTATGGATATTGATCATCTGCTTCTAGCGATCGAGGCGCTGGATTTAGAAGCAGTAGAAGTCATGCTGGTCTTAATTGAGCAGTTAGGTTTACAAAAGACGATTCCTAGTCGTGTTGCTTTTTGGCGGTTGCGTAATACCAATCCATTGCGACGCAACTATCAGCGTGCAAGTCTTAGCTGGGATGAGCTAAAGGCTCTAGTGAAGATTGTCTGCACTTTGACTAAGCAGCTAGATACTGGTTTGCGCTTTTTGATTAGTACGCAGCAACAAATTAGTGAAGGCAAAATTGAGGCGTTAGGGTTGCAGCAAAATCAAGCTTATTTAGAGACCTATATCGATCGCTTCAAGTCGTTATATATCGGTCGGATGCGATCGCCTTCGCCCCTAAATAATGAAGAAATCCGTGAGTTAGCCCTGCAATTGTTAACGCGACTGTTGCTATGTAGTGGCGTTGCAGGTGAATATCGCCTGTGGCATAGTCTGTTTGATGGAGCGATCGCCTAA
- the rpsD gene encoding 30S ribosomal protein S4 translates to MSRYRGPRLRIVRRLGELPGLSRKQPKHAYPPGQHGQDRKKRSEYAVRLEEKQKLRFNYGLTETQLLRYVRRARRVKGSTGLVLLQLLEMRLDNTVFRLGLAPTIPAARQLVNHGHITINGKSVTIPSYGVRPGEVISVKDNEKSKKIVERNLEFPGLSNIPSHLEFDKAKMTGKVNGVVEREWVALQVNELLVIEYYSRQA, encoded by the coding sequence ATGTCCCGTTATAGAGGTCCGCGCCTCAGAATCGTCAGAAGACTCGGAGAGCTTCCCGGTCTAAGTCGCAAACAACCTAAGCACGCATATCCACCCGGACAACATGGTCAAGATCGCAAAAAGCGTTCTGAGTATGCAGTGCGTCTTGAAGAAAAACAAAAATTACGTTTTAACTACGGTCTAACCGAAACTCAACTACTCCGCTATGTGCGTCGCGCTAGAAGAGTTAAGGGTTCTACAGGACTTGTATTGTTGCAATTGCTAGAAATGCGTTTAGACAATACCGTTTTTCGTTTGGGTTTAGCACCAACGATTCCTGCGGCTCGTCAGCTAGTAAATCATGGACATATCACCATCAATGGCAAGAGTGTCACCATTCCTAGCTATGGTGTTCGCCCTGGTGAAGTAATTAGCGTCAAAGACAACGAAAAATCGAAAAAGATCGTCGAGCGTAACCTCGAATTCCCCGGTCTATCTAACATTCCTAGCCATTTAGAATTTGACAAAGCAAAAATGACTGGTAAGGTCAATGGCGTTGTTGAACGCGAATGGGTGGCATTGCAAGTGAACGAACTGCTGGTTATTGAGTACTACTCACGCCAAGCTTAA
- a CDS encoding Uma2 family endonuclease, translating to MTISNDHQLLSVEYPDEDFEPMPEGDKQRRNLSYTTEALRLWFEKRQNVYVSGNLFIRYREEKVEKRIAPDTFVVFGMSNEDRVSYKIYEEGGKAPDFVLEITSKGTVTKDREQNPLIYRDLGVKEYFQYDPTGEYLKPTSLQGLRLENGEYVAIAASVLPDGALSLHSEVLGLDLHLYPNLGFRFFDPISNQILRSYAEAEHDRLIAELERSYEQQARREAEAIALQERNEKEKLAAYLRSLGINPDDIT from the coding sequence ATGACAATATCTAATGATCACCAGCTACTCTCAGTTGAATACCCAGACGAGGACTTTGAGCCGATGCCAGAGGGCGATAAACAACGGCGTAATTTGAGCTATACCACTGAAGCATTGAGACTCTGGTTTGAGAAGCGGCAGAATGTCTATGTTTCTGGAAATCTATTTATCCGTTATCGCGAAGAGAAGGTCGAGAAAAGAATCGCGCCTGATACGTTTGTGGTCTTTGGCATGAGTAATGAAGACCGTGTCAGTTACAAAATCTATGAAGAGGGAGGGAAGGCTCCTGATTTTGTGTTGGAAATAACTTCTAAGGGAACGGTGACGAAAGACCGTGAACAGAATCCATTAATTTATCGGGACTTGGGAGTGAAGGAGTATTTTCAATATGACCCGACTGGTGAATATTTAAAGCCAACTTCTTTACAGGGACTACGTTTGGAGAATGGGGAGTATGTAGCGATCGCTGCTTCAGTTTTGCCTGATGGCGCTTTGTCATTACATAGTGAAGTCTTAGGTTTAGATTTACATTTGTATCCAAATCTTGGATTTCGGTTCTTTGACCCAATTTCTAATCAGATTTTGCGCTCTTATGCTGAAGCGGAACACGATCGCTTAATCGCTGAGTTGGAGCGTTCCTATGAGCAACAGGCTCGGCGAGAGGCGGAGGCGATCGCTTTGCAAGAACGGAATGAAAAGGAAAAACTTGCTGCATACCTTAGATCGCTGGGGATTAATCCTGATGATATTACATAG
- the glmU gene encoding bifunctional UDP-N-acetylglucosamine diphosphorylase/glucosamine-1-phosphate N-acetyltransferase GlmU, whose translation MLAVAVLAAGKGTRMKSALPKVLQPLGGKSLVERVLNATDALKADRRIAIIGYCSDQVRAALADYPHLEFAEQTEQLGTGHAIQQLLEPLAGFEGELVVLTGDSPLMRTETIQTLIDSHRQHKASATVLTALLPNPTGYGRVFCDRDMKIERIVEHRDCNPEQLLNQRVSTGMYCFDWQQLAQALPKLTNENSQSEYYLTEVFDYLTEVYASDLEDIDESLGINDRLQLSHAYDVLQKRTREKWMRAGVTMLLPETITIDDEVELAPNVIIEPNSHLRGNTKVGSGTTIGPSSMLSNSIVGENCTVQFSVIEDSQIAENCQIGPFTRIRGESVVGEKCRIGNFVELKNTQIGDRTNAAHLSYLGNATIGNKVNIGAGTITANYDGFKKYPTVIGDRTKTGSNSVLVAPIQIGENVNIAAGSTVVENVESNSLVIARAKQVVKPDYYDQEGRKK comes from the coding sequence ATGTTAGCAGTAGCAGTTTTAGCGGCAGGTAAAGGGACGCGCATGAAATCGGCTTTACCGAAAGTATTACAACCTCTTGGCGGTAAATCTTTAGTGGAACGAGTTCTCAATGCGACTGATGCTCTTAAAGCCGATCGCCGCATTGCGATCATTGGATATTGTAGCGATCAAGTTCGTGCGGCTCTTGCTGATTACCCCCATTTAGAATTTGCCGAACAAACAGAACAATTGGGAACGGGTCATGCGATTCAGCAACTATTGGAACCCTTAGCAGGTTTTGAAGGGGAACTAGTTGTTCTCACTGGTGACTCACCTTTAATGCGAACGGAAACCATCCAAACCTTAATCGATAGCCATCGTCAACATAAAGCTTCCGCAACTGTACTCACCGCACTTCTGCCAAACCCTACTGGCTATGGTCGCGTATTTTGCGATCGCGATATGAAGATCGAACGCATCGTCGAGCATCGTGACTGCAATCCCGAACAACTTCTTAATCAACGAGTAAGTACAGGTATGTATTGTTTTGACTGGCAACAGCTAGCTCAGGCTTTACCCAAACTGACTAATGAGAATTCTCAAAGTGAATACTATCTCACTGAAGTTTTTGACTATCTCACTGAAGTCTATGCCAGTGATTTAGAGGATATTGATGAAAGCCTTGGTATTAACGATCGCCTTCAGTTATCTCATGCCTACGATGTTTTACAAAAAAGAACACGAGAAAAATGGATGCGCGCAGGTGTGACGATGTTGCTACCTGAAACGATTACCATTGATGATGAAGTGGAACTTGCGCCTAATGTAATTATCGAACCAAATTCCCATTTACGCGGCAATACTAAAGTTGGTTCAGGTACGACTATTGGACCTTCGAGTATGCTCTCTAATAGTATTGTTGGCGAGAATTGCACTGTACAATTTTCAGTGATTGAAGATAGTCAAATCGCTGAAAATTGTCAAATTGGACCCTTTACCAGAATTCGTGGGGAGTCGGTAGTAGGCGAAAAATGTCGCATTGGTAATTTTGTGGAACTCAAAAATACCCAAATCGGCGATCGCACTAATGCCGCTCACCTCAGTTATTTAGGTAATGCGACCATCGGCAACAAAGTCAATATTGGTGCAGGAACGATTACAGCTAATTATGATGGCTTTAAAAAGTATCCAACCGTGATCGGCGATCGCACTAAAACTGGTTCTAATTCTGTACTGGTTGCACCGATTCAAATTGGTGAAAATGTGAATATTGCCGCAGGTTCTACGGTTGTAGAGAATGTGGAATCTAATTCTTTGGTGATCGCTAGAGCTAAGCAGGTTGTGAAACCCGATTATTACGATCAAGAAGGTCGTAAGAAGTGA
- a CDS encoding MAPEG family protein, producing MITSIYAALSSLLIVWLSFNVVKLRQSGRVILGDGGNSELQVAIRAQGNATEYIPISLILLLLLELSKSNALMLHIGGIALLIGRSLHAYGLTTGNLKLRVSGMVFTFGNIIYLAITNLVYFYLRT from the coding sequence ATGATTACTTCCATTTATGCAGCACTATCATCTCTCTTGATTGTATGGCTGTCATTCAATGTCGTTAAATTGCGTCAATCTGGGCGAGTCATACTGGGAGATGGTGGTAATTCTGAGTTACAGGTAGCGATCCGCGCTCAAGGTAATGCCACAGAATATATTCCTATTTCGTTGATTTTACTCTTGTTATTAGAACTGAGTAAGAGTAATGCATTGATGTTACATATTGGTGGAATCGCTTTGCTGATCGGTCGATCACTCCACGCCTATGGACTCACAACAGGCAATTTAAAGTTAAGAGTATCAGGAATGGTTTTCACATTTGGCAATATCATCTATTTGGCGATCACCAATCTTGTGTACTTCTACTTGAGGACATAG
- a CDS encoding tetratricopeptide repeat protein, which yields MVSIEEILKRVQQAETETERQWILLELQMSQMPDDLVSMLWAAAIPHFFDANTLAALRPELAEQADKLYENLTALTFVEKFPKQGYNIHELTRNVLLNQLWQQNKDEFLRLSQRAADYFFSEKMSSEEDVEFCYHEILNEGDAQTGRLLDRVIDWWTYNQIERLQAAVQGFREHEIADRLDAFGKGFSLHLQGVVKIRSGHYAEAESFLSRTETFYKEINLKNLRYITTLLRNIGNSKQEQGNYDSSVYFYENALSISEEQLGENHPDTAASLNNLAGLYENKGRYDEAESLYLRALKIREEQLGENHPDTAISLNNLAGLYENKGRYDEAESLYLRELKIYEEQLGENHPDTAISLNNLAGLYENKGRYDEAESLYRRSLKIHEEQLGENHPNTAAILSNLARLYKNKGRYDEAESLYRRSLEIHEEQLGENHPNTATILNNLARLYENKGRYDEAESLYRRALKIFEEQLGGNHPVTATILNNLARLYKSQKRNSEAISLLE from the coding sequence GTGGTCAGTATTGAAGAGATCCTAAAACGAGTTCAGCAAGCCGAAACGGAGACAGAACGGCAGTGGATCTTGCTGGAATTACAAATGAGTCAGATGCCTGATGATTTGGTATCTATGCTCTGGGCGGCGGCAATTCCACATTTTTTTGATGCTAATACTTTGGCGGCATTAAGACCAGAGTTAGCAGAACAAGCGGATAAATTGTATGAAAATTTAACAGCATTAACCTTTGTTGAAAAATTTCCCAAACAGGGATACAACATCCATGAACTAACTCGAAATGTGTTATTAAATCAACTCTGGCAGCAGAATAAAGATGAATTTTTGAGGTTATCCCAACGAGCGGCGGATTACTTCTTTTCTGAAAAAATGTCGTCAGAAGAAGATGTGGAATTTTGTTATCACGAAATCCTTAATGAAGGTGATGCACAGACTGGAAGACTATTGGATAGAGTCATTGATTGGTGGACTTACAATCAAATTGAACGTTTACAAGCCGCTGTTCAAGGTTTTCGAGAACATGAAATTGCTGATAGATTAGATGCTTTTGGAAAAGGTTTTTCCCTCCATTTACAGGGAGTTGTCAAAATTCGTTCTGGTCATTATGCAGAAGCCGAGTCATTTTTGAGTCGTACAGAAACCTTTTACAAAGAAATAAACCTAAAAAACCTGCGCTATATTACTACCTTGTTACGAAATATTGGTAATAGCAAGCAAGAACAGGGTAATTATGACAGTTCGGTTTATTTTTATGAAAATGCTCTATCAATAAGTGAAGAGCAATTAGGAGAAAATCATCCTGATACTGCTGCTAGCCTGAATAATTTAGCGGGACTTTATGAAAATAAAGGACGATATGATGAGGCAGAATCCCTCTATCTTCGCGCACTGAAAATCCGTGAAGAGCAATTAGGAGAAAATCATCCTGATACTGCCATTAGCCTGAATAATTTAGCGGGACTTTATGAAAATAAAGGACGATATGATGAGGCAGAATCCCTCTATCTTCGCGAACTGAAAATCTATGAAGAGCAATTAGGAGAAAATCATCCTGATACTGCCATTAGCCTGAATAATTTAGCGGGACTTTATGAAAATAAAGGACGATATGATGAGGCAGAATCCCTCTATCGTCGCTCATTGAAAATCCATGAAGAGCAACTAGGAGAAAATCATCCTAATACTGCTGCTATCCTGAGTAATTTAGCAAGACTTTATAAAAATAAAGGACGATATGATGAGGCAGAATCCCTCTATCGTCGCTCATTGGAAATCCATGAAGAGCAACTAGGAGAAAATCATCCTAATACTGCTACTATCCTGAATAATTTAGCAAGACTTTATGAAAATAAAGGACGATATGATGAGGCAGAATCCCTCTATCGTCGCGCACTGAAAATCTTTGAAGAGCAATTAGGAGGAAATCATCCTGTTACTGCCACTATCCTGAATAATTTAGCAAGACTTTATAAAAGTCAAAAACGGAATTCAGAAGCAATTTCATTATTAGAATGA
- a CDS encoding adenylate/guanylate cyclase domain-containing protein, giving the protein MVYMHPPHPLPILTLQQLGLETHLEFVQRILQSSPSIFATTGQSGTGKLTTLLAIVNEFTKSGSPVKLFTEDLNFPFVLPENWSIQVVIPTETAWAEAIENSIQDSSIPFVIDILNLRNYQEVFLAAQQKRWIFTCIDTPYIGIDVVYNFRDSFGTNYQELLQNFSCIWSQTLLPLLCVNCAQPVQVGVEAMKLLDPNTHRAEELWKEVGCEICEQRGTNKRGAVYEILQIDDETRPILQDYLENNIITPLPSTKHQTIQDFARSLLRSGKVGIETYKRFITQNPMLRVQHLLEHEKYRSAQMQDMFSRFVTRQVVDRIMHSSDFAEIVAGERRKVTCVFCDVRNFTSYAETASPDDIFALLNSYFQDIIEIVFKYEGTIDKFIGDSIMLVFGAPTEQEDQEIRAVSCAIAFQHKVAEINATRTNTNIINLGIGINTGEVIAGCLGSERRMDYTVLGDVVNVAARLESRAIARQILISAETCMAVQDKIPCRSVGDLALKGKSERLSAFEVVYE; this is encoded by the coding sequence ATGGTTTACATGCACCCTCCTCACCCACTGCCCATCTTGACACTCCAACAGTTGGGCTTGGAGACTCACTTAGAGTTTGTCCAAAGGATTCTTCAATCCTCTCCTAGCATTTTTGCTACTACTGGTCAATCTGGCACAGGTAAACTAACAACTTTATTAGCAATTGTAAATGAGTTTACCAAGTCTGGATCACCAGTCAAACTTTTTACAGAAGATCTGAATTTTCCTTTTGTACTTCCTGAAAACTGGTCGATTCAGGTTGTTATACCAACAGAAACTGCTTGGGCAGAGGCAATAGAAAATTCAATTCAAGATTCATCTATTCCTTTTGTGATTGACATATTGAACCTGAGAAATTATCAAGAAGTCTTTCTTGCTGCTCAACAAAAACGATGGATTTTTACTTGTATAGATACACCTTACATAGGAATTGACGTTGTCTACAATTTTCGAGATTCGTTCGGGACAAATTACCAAGAGCTTCTTCAAAATTTTTCTTGCATTTGGTCGCAGACGCTTTTGCCTCTCTTATGTGTAAATTGCGCTCAACCAGTTCAAGTTGGAGTTGAAGCAATGAAGTTGTTAGATCCCAATACGCACCGAGCAGAAGAACTATGGAAAGAAGTTGGTTGTGAAATTTGTGAACAGCGTGGCACTAATAAACGTGGTGCTGTTTACGAAATCTTGCAAATCGATGATGAGACAAGACCGATTTTGCAGGATTATTTAGAAAACAACATTATTACACCGTTACCAAGCACTAAACATCAGACAATTCAAGACTTTGCTCGTAGCCTTTTGAGATCTGGAAAGGTTGGGATTGAGACATACAAGAGATTTATCACTCAAAATCCTATGCTACGTGTTCAACATCTACTCGAACATGAAAAATATCGCTCAGCCCAGATGCAAGATATGTTTAGCCGCTTTGTCACTCGTCAGGTGGTGGATCGAATTATGCACAGCTCTGATTTTGCCGAGATTGTTGCGGGTGAAAGACGTAAAGTAACCTGTGTTTTCTGTGACGTGCGTAACTTTACATCCTATGCCGAAACTGCCTCTCCAGATGATATTTTTGCGCTTCTTAACAGTTACTTTCAAGACATTATTGAGATTGTCTTCAAATATGAAGGCACAATTGATAAATTTATTGGAGACTCAATTATGCTGGTATTTGGCGCTCCTACTGAACAAGAAGATCAGGAAATAAGAGCAGTTAGTTGTGCGATCGCCTTCCAACATAAAGTAGCCGAAATCAACGCAACGAGGACTAATACAAATATTATCAATCTCGGTATCGGCATCAATACAGGAGAAGTCATAGCTGGTTGTTTAGGCAGCGAACGTCGAATGGACTATACAGTCCTTGGTGATGTTGTGAATGTGGCGGCACGTCTCGAAAGTAGAGCCATTGCTAGACAGATTTTAATTAGTGCTGAAACTTGCATGGCTGTTCAAGACAAAATACCTTGTCGCTCTGTTGGTGATTTAGCGTTAAAGGGAAAATCTGAGAGATTATCAGCTTTTGAAGTAGTTTATGAATGA
- a CDS encoding DNA-binding protein, with translation MQPFEFTLKFSLPNSQIDPSDYIEQLYKNGCDDALIGIGTKGYIALDFIREASSAYEAISSAITDVKVSIPHSRLIEATPAP, from the coding sequence ATGCAACCCTTTGAATTTACCTTAAAGTTTAGTCTCCCAAATTCTCAAATTGATCCTAGTGATTATATTGAGCAACTATATAAAAATGGTTGTGACGATGCATTAATTGGTATTGGAACTAAAGGATATATTGCTCTCGATTTTATCCGTGAGGCATCATCAGCTTATGAGGCAATTTCCAGTGCTATTACTGATGTAAAAGTATCGATTCCCCACTCAAGGTTAATTGAAGCAACTCCAGCCCCATAA
- a CDS encoding DUF4335 domain-containing protein, translated as MIQRSYSLPSCTLLIDGISTSGDTLSILSSFSCRFSHQSEAIEGGLDLLKALVKVVGAYAQALKSNTPLTIPEGQVRLEPEGKHLHLLSITANEANANTTQKIEIKLNTIQLFDLMESLDRLCCDSTTLPDLRLVTQISDYRSQAQLNSQAVPAIAGVISLAIAATVLYLVPTPKPETKPEQPVPTQTKPLPKVSTPPKPSASPESTSTPSSSASPESSPTSTSSASPESSPTPSSSASPESSPTPTSSASPTSSSSPSSRNN; from the coding sequence ATGATTCAACGCAGCTATAGTTTGCCCAGTTGTACTTTACTGATTGATGGTATTAGCACCTCTGGGGATACCCTATCCATCCTGAGTAGTTTTAGTTGCCGCTTTAGTCATCAGTCTGAAGCCATTGAAGGTGGTCTTGATCTTCTCAAAGCATTAGTTAAAGTTGTGGGAGCCTATGCTCAGGCTTTAAAAAGTAATACTCCCTTGACAATTCCTGAGGGGCAGGTACGTCTGGAGCCAGAGGGAAAGCATTTGCATTTGCTATCGATTACTGCCAATGAAGCTAATGCTAATACCACCCAAAAGATTGAAATTAAACTAAATACGATTCAGCTTTTTGACTTGATGGAGAGTTTGGATCGTCTGTGTTGCGATTCGACAACTTTGCCAGATTTGCGCTTAGTAACCCAGATCTCCGACTATAGATCGCAGGCTCAGTTAAATAGTCAAGCCGTACCCGCGATCGCTGGGGTGATCAGTTTAGCGATCGCCGCAACGGTTTTGTACTTGGTTCCCACACCGAAGCCAGAAACCAAGCCAGAGCAGCCTGTACCCACCCAAACTAAACCCCTGCCGAAGGTGTCAACACCACCCAAACCTTCCGCTAGCCCTGAAAGCACATCAACTCCTAGCAGTTCGGCAAGTCCTGAAAGTTCACCGACTTCCACAAGTTCAGCAAGCCCTGAGAGTTCTCCAACTCCTAGCAGTTCGGCGAGTCCTGAAAGCTCACCAACGCCTACTAGTTCGGCAAGTCCTACTAGTTCATCAAGTCCTAGCTCTAGAAACAATTAA